In the Candidatus Electrothrix rattekaaiensis genome, one interval contains:
- a CDS encoding chemotaxis protein CheW — protein MSNDMSGRVDSSSDLLELLRNIDQEITEAVLEYGDGLKSTSDDKQQEIGRHICFDLGDRRLALPLSLVVEVGELESVRPLPFLPEWVQGVTNIRGEIVSVTDVALYFNISKRSNRKKNRAVIVIYNGEVKTAVVVDRITATRMLYRKEETEEERKTEQIVLSGFLTGSAVYHSGEKEEVVQLFDGEQLLSSIRI, from the coding sequence ATGAGTAACGATATGAGCGGCCGAGTGGACTCTTCTTCTGATCTTTTGGAATTGCTGCGCAATATTGATCAGGAAATAACAGAGGCCGTGCTGGAATACGGCGACGGTCTGAAAAGTACTTCTGACGATAAGCAGCAGGAAATCGGAAGACATATATGTTTCGACCTTGGTGACAGGCGATTGGCGTTGCCTTTATCATTGGTTGTTGAAGTAGGAGAATTGGAGAGTGTCCGTCCTTTGCCTTTTTTGCCTGAGTGGGTTCAAGGGGTGACCAATATACGTGGCGAAATAGTCTCTGTTACCGATGTTGCACTTTATTTTAATATTTCCAAAAGGTCAAACAGGAAAAAAAATCGTGCGGTTATAGTTATTTATAACGGAGAGGTGAAGACTGCAGTTGTTGTTGATCGTATCACGGCAACCCGTATGTTGTACAGAAAGGAGGAGACCGAGGAAGAGAGAAAAACTGAGCAGATTGTTCTGTCCGGTTTTTTGACCGGTTCAGCGGTGTATCATTCTGGTGAGAAAGAGGAAGTGGTCCAACTTTTTGACGGTGAACAATTACTCTCATCTATACGGATATAA
- a CDS encoding response regulator, whose protein sequence is MSARKLLIVDDSPTELKLITDVFNTPEYNVVTASDGEAGVEMAIAEKPELIILDVVMPKMNGFQACRKIKSIPELENIPVILLTSKNQKSDEFWGKKQGANVYLTKPFNTDQVLEAVTQLLS, encoded by the coding sequence ATGTCTGCGAGGAAATTACTGATTGTTGATGACAGTCCAACAGAGCTTAAATTGATAACTGATGTGTTTAATACACCTGAATATAATGTTGTCACTGCCAGCGATGGTGAGGCAGGTGTAGAAATGGCTATAGCGGAAAAGCCTGAGCTCATTATTCTTGACGTTGTTATGCCGAAAATGAATGGATTTCAGGCGTGTAGGAAAATTAAATCTATACCCGAACTTGAGAATATACCGGTTATTCTGTTGACCAGCAAAAATCAGAAGTCGGATGAATTCTGGGGCAAAAAACAGGGAGCTAACGTATACCTGACAAAGCCTTTTAATACCGACCAAGTGTTGGAGGCGGTAACTCAGCTTCTCTCCTGA
- a CDS encoding polysaccharide biosynthesis/export family protein: MATSSIFHLYLIHYIFSLSLYLNLFKMVFQKKILCLLVALIVMLCGCANEQFESNVELEDFTQQDDQLAKRTVEQNMFDSVLTAPPEEAESKLGPGDLLTVNVLESEELNTETRVSSRGHISLPILDQVDVLGLTAAEAEEKIEQLLKEKYLNDPHVSVFVKEKISDQITLSGAFTTPGNYDYISGRRLLDIIAVAQGVTADAAAIAYLSRKDNKNGGVKNYIIDLDALIKRGDMNYNVAIAGGDVIFVPEAGKCFIDGAVRKPGTYSLKGEMTITEAIVLAGGLTAYADNDKIKLIRYTGEGKRNIMSLSFSELQEGIGNSIKLQDQDVVYAESSTSGLLSTGLGFDLGFMGTGINYRNPSVDRRQ; encoded by the coding sequence TTGGCAACCTCCTCGATTTTCCATTTATACCTAATCCATTACATTTTCAGTCTCAGCCTTTACCTAAATTTATTTAAAATGGTCTTCCAAAAAAAAATCCTGTGCCTATTAGTTGCTCTTATAGTAATGCTCTGCGGGTGTGCCAATGAGCAGTTTGAGAGTAATGTTGAACTCGAAGACTTTACTCAACAAGATGACCAACTGGCCAAACGGACTGTTGAACAAAATATGTTCGATTCGGTACTCACAGCTCCTCCGGAAGAAGCTGAATCCAAACTGGGGCCGGGTGACCTTCTTACTGTTAACGTCCTTGAGTCGGAAGAACTCAACACAGAAACTCGCGTCAGCTCAAGAGGTCACATAAGCCTTCCCATCCTTGATCAGGTGGATGTACTTGGCCTCACAGCAGCAGAAGCGGAAGAAAAAATTGAACAGCTTCTCAAAGAAAAATATTTAAATGATCCTCATGTTTCTGTTTTTGTAAAAGAAAAGATAAGCGACCAAATAACTCTAAGTGGAGCTTTCACTACACCTGGCAACTACGATTATATTTCAGGTCGCCGTCTGCTTGATATTATTGCTGTTGCCCAAGGAGTCACTGCGGATGCAGCAGCCATAGCCTATCTGTCTCGAAAAGATAACAAAAACGGAGGAGTAAAAAATTATATAATTGATCTTGATGCACTTATAAAGCGTGGTGATATGAACTATAATGTAGCCATCGCAGGCGGTGATGTCATATTTGTCCCGGAAGCCGGGAAATGCTTTATAGATGGTGCAGTAAGAAAGCCGGGCACCTACTCTCTGAAAGGAGAAATGACCATCACTGAGGCAATTGTCTTGGCAGGAGGACTGACAGCCTATGCTGATAACGACAAAATTAAACTCATTCGCTATACCGGAGAAGGGAAACGTAATATTATGAGCCTGAGCTTCAGCGAGTTACAAGAAGGGATTGGCAATAGCATCAAGCTCCAAGATCAAGATGTTGTTTATGCAGAATCAAGTACTTCCGGGCTGTTGTCAACAGGACTGGGATTTGATCTCGGTTTTATGGGAACCGGTATTAATTACCGCAATCCATCTGTTGACAGGCGACAGTGA
- a CDS encoding O-antigen ligase family protein produces MLAVLFSQSRGGIISMILILSMLLATLPVSPKNKLLLSGFFVLFTISYGSIIGFTSVLERFMLIQQGGQTRVNIWLSSLPMLRDHLLVGTGIGSYILLSAVYLKQFPENITFDRAHNDYLEFAIELGLPLALFFFCTLSVFLFLQIKKIWFYTKKKLYKLPSPTVISLVSIAAIIGFIIHGTVDFGWRLPANLLYFTTLFVLLQYGSQFPSHVAKNKS; encoded by the coding sequence ATGCTGGCAGTCCTGTTTTCTCAGTCCAGGGGAGGTATTATTTCCATGATCCTTATACTGTCAATGCTCCTTGCTACCCTTCCTGTCAGCCCCAAAAACAAACTTCTTCTCTCGGGCTTTTTTGTACTCTTCACAATCTCATACGGTTCTATCATCGGTTTCACTTCTGTACTCGAACGTTTTATGCTTATCCAACAAGGCGGACAGACTAGGGTCAACATCTGGTTATCCAGCCTCCCTATGCTTCGTGATCATCTGCTGGTCGGTACAGGAATCGGCTCTTATATTTTACTTTCTGCTGTCTACCTTAAACAATTCCCTGAAAACATTACCTTTGACAGAGCACATAATGACTATCTGGAATTTGCCATTGAACTGGGCCTGCCTCTTGCGCTCTTTTTTTTCTGTACTCTTAGCGTATTTCTCTTTCTGCAAATAAAAAAAATCTGGTTCTATACAAAAAAAAAGCTCTACAAGCTTCCTTCACCTACTGTTATTTCACTTGTCTCAATCGCCGCAATTATCGGCTTCATCATACATGGTACAGTTGATTTCGGCTGGCGTCTGCCTGCCAATTTGCTGTATTTTACCACCTTGTTTGTTCTGCTTCAGTATGGCAGCCAATTTCCCTCACATGTTGCCAAGAATAAATCATAG
- a CDS encoding response regulator: protein MKKVLLVDDDEMIHEIVDSTLGDYRKIFQISHAYDIKEAVRQVDRGDISLVITDLVMPGGDGFQLLSYIQKKHSDIPRIVITSYDLPELKTRLMGKAFQVFKKPLASEELADAIIRGLKTQQKKGDLGKFSVVGIVQLMETEETTCRLDVHNCGEHQDIDHCIENKCPEYKGSLFLVQGKIYDAVCGKLIGEEAVLKLLSMEGVQVSSCTLKADVVRRVHKSNQNLLINAMIQKDNQGDDVEPDTVPRQELLDEGIKLCERLELKKAQKKLMDFVRDNRQSAQGWLWLSRSLTELPKIKKALGEAYKCSPKEPHILEDVEKARLFVGSGKIIRCPFCYAPMEQHAVFCPYCRSNALSDSSTLSQIDPYKVERKMVQQAAKRFERVLADEVNPRLLYYAGTAYLNLNDFEKALTYFDLLLPIVQVESKYKKVSGQVSEIVEYIASNLKQESGESEAKNSWHEQKERKEKRLITNRSSCKTILVVEDSPTTRKVIKMTLTSGAFRVVEAADGVEALSRLNEERPDLVLLDIMLPKIDGYRVLSILKKNSDTRDIPVVMLTSKNRIIDKVKGRLSAASAYLTKPFKPTELIDMVNSIIVKDGANAEPPAEPPAD from the coding sequence ATGAAAAAGGTATTGTTAGTAGATGACGATGAAATGATCCATGAGATCGTAGATTCTACATTGGGTGATTATAGGAAAATATTTCAAATATCACATGCTTATGATATTAAGGAGGCAGTCAGACAGGTTGATCGGGGCGATATCTCACTTGTTATTACTGATCTGGTTATGCCTGGTGGGGATGGCTTTCAGCTTTTATCGTATATTCAAAAAAAACATTCTGATATACCGAGGATAGTTATTACCTCCTATGATCTGCCAGAGCTAAAGACCAGATTAATGGGGAAGGCATTTCAGGTGTTTAAAAAACCGCTGGCCTCCGAAGAACTTGCCGATGCGATTATTAGAGGTTTAAAAACGCAGCAGAAAAAAGGCGATTTAGGCAAGTTTTCCGTTGTCGGTATTGTACAGCTGATGGAAACAGAAGAGACGACTTGTCGTCTGGATGTCCATAATTGCGGTGAGCACCAGGATATTGACCATTGCATTGAGAATAAATGTCCTGAGTACAAAGGGAGTCTTTTTCTTGTCCAGGGAAAAATCTATGATGCTGTTTGTGGCAAACTGATCGGTGAAGAAGCTGTGCTCAAACTGCTCAGCATGGAAGGGGTTCAGGTCAGTAGCTGTACCCTCAAAGCCGATGTGGTCAGAAGGGTGCATAAAAGCAATCAGAACCTACTGATCAACGCTATGATTCAGAAAGATAATCAGGGCGATGATGTAGAACCTGATACAGTACCCCGGCAAGAGCTGCTGGATGAAGGGATCAAACTCTGTGAACGGCTGGAACTGAAAAAGGCCCAGAAGAAGCTTATGGACTTTGTTCGCGATAACCGACAGAGTGCCCAAGGCTGGTTGTGGCTTTCACGTTCGTTGACAGAATTACCGAAAATTAAAAAGGCATTGGGGGAGGCATATAAATGTTCCCCTAAAGAGCCGCATATCCTTGAAGACGTTGAAAAAGCGCGTCTCTTTGTGGGGAGCGGGAAAATTATTCGGTGCCCTTTTTGCTACGCTCCTATGGAGCAACACGCTGTTTTTTGCCCGTATTGTAGGTCAAATGCCCTTTCCGACTCTTCAACGCTTTCCCAAATTGATCCCTATAAGGTAGAACGGAAGATGGTTCAGCAGGCTGCGAAACGTTTTGAACGAGTCTTGGCTGATGAAGTAAATCCGAGATTGCTCTACTATGCGGGAACCGCTTATCTCAATTTGAATGATTTTGAAAAGGCATTGACGTATTTCGATCTTTTGTTGCCCATTGTTCAGGTTGAGAGTAAATACAAGAAGGTTTCCGGTCAAGTCAGTGAAATTGTTGAGTATATCGCCTCGAATCTAAAACAGGAATCAGGAGAAAGCGAAGCAAAAAACAGTTGGCATGAGCAGAAGGAAAGAAAAGAAAAACGTTTAATCACTAATCGTTCCTCCTGTAAAACGATTTTGGTTGTCGAAGACAGCCCGACAACGAGGAAGGTTATTAAGATGACCCTGACGAGCGGTGCTTTTCGAGTTGTTGAAGCTGCTGACGGTGTAGAGGCATTAAGCAGGTTGAATGAGGAGCGTCCGGATCTCGTTCTGCTTGATATCATGCTGCCTAAGATTGACGGATATCGAGTCTTGTCTATCCTTAAAAAGAATAGTGATACGAGGGATATACCTGTTGTTATGTTGACAAGCAAAAACAGGATAATTGATAAGGTGAAGGGGAGACTGTCTGCCGCCAGTGCTTATCTGACGAAACCGTTTAAGCCTACCGAGCTTATTGATATGGTGAACTCGATCATTGTCAAAGACGGCGCGAATGCCGAACCACCAGCCGAACCACCAGCTGATTGA
- a CDS encoding nuclear transport factor 2 family protein: MLKNISKIATKPSPAKPLAKKTPVIVKEQSTETHVPASSKTDVTPQAIELEQLPRPTNKISELTSQQILQDEVAVVPLTPASINHAEPPAPDMKIEDEVEKLSRSISFSESQFGEEKSSTTQESDQMAPRSIVPLEKHNDLFSDILEQEKTAEEKIKATPPGAAQQTSKQKETSSLFSQARYQKAVIIKPKKKKKKSALTANNDQKHQGLSTQDSLRQFVKNYTTAYMSRDIGKFARFFTKGALENGKPFSEMREKYKQLFNTTQSIDYRIDILNTDVQKEGDTVTLTGRLHVQLIYNPDKIKSNTGTLTFFLVKDNKSYKVKAITYTIDPQW, translated from the coding sequence ATGCTGAAAAATATCAGCAAGATTGCCACCAAGCCCTCTCCCGCAAAGCCACTGGCAAAAAAAACTCCTGTAATCGTCAAGGAGCAATCAACCGAAACTCATGTACCTGCATCAAGCAAGACCGATGTTACACCTCAAGCCATAGAGCTGGAACAACTCCCTCGTCCCACGAACAAAATATCAGAACTAACATCGCAGCAAATTCTTCAGGATGAAGTAGCGGTTGTCCCGCTCACGCCTGCAAGCATAAATCATGCTGAACCTCCCGCCCCTGATATGAAAATCGAGGATGAAGTCGAAAAGTTGAGTAGATCAATCTCCTTTTCTGAGAGCCAGTTCGGTGAAGAAAAATCGTCCACCACACAAGAATCTGACCAGATGGCCCCCCGGTCCATCGTACCTCTGGAAAAACATAATGATCTTTTTTCAGATATTCTCGAACAAGAAAAAACCGCCGAAGAAAAAATAAAGGCTACACCTCCAGGAGCAGCACAGCAAACCTCAAAACAGAAAGAAACTAGCTCTCTTTTTTCCCAGGCACGTTATCAGAAGGCTGTAATTATCAAACCAAAGAAGAAAAAAAAAAAATCAGCCTTAACAGCGAATAACGATCAAAAGCACCAGGGCTTGTCGACACAAGATTCTCTCCGCCAATTTGTTAAGAACTATACAACTGCCTACATGAGCAGGGATATCGGAAAATTCGCTCGGTTTTTCACAAAAGGGGCTCTAGAAAACGGCAAGCCTTTCAGTGAGATGCGCGAAAAATACAAACAACTTTTTAATACAACCCAATCCATAGATTATCGCATTGATATCCTGAACACCGATGTACAGAAGGAAGGAGATACTGTTACTCTGACTGGACGATTACATGTGCAGCTGATCTATAATCCAGATAAAATCAAGTCGAACACTGGAACACTCACCTTTTTCCTTGTCAAGGATAATAAAAGTTATAAAGTCAAAGCGATCACTTATACCATCGACCCTCAATGGTAG
- a CDS encoding polysaccharide biosynthesis tyrosine autokinase, whose translation MNQPQSNDSERQIIIGPARGHQNLPSVDYQESVAPMEDEEIHLRDYLDVLIRRKWVVFLCLLFIFSATTLFTLTSTPLFQGKGTLKASASQGQVTSFEDTQTNVLKSMEFQQTQVNLLESEQLSLRLIDKLDLLNNPFFNKDIKSGQSDDASFASLVQLTLSSIRNFIRFSSEANNSLDEEGKNRLLTDDAVKKLQDDLKISPVRNSELIELSFESPDPQLSAAVVNTAMEEFVQMLMDTNIESSQTAAQFLEKGILAAQIKLEKSEKELNNFSRQAGLVSMDPKLNLIMRQLEELNDALAKARAERIGKESLYQQAISKENQNLPQILQDDLIKNLKAEYSLLAGEYEDLSTTFKPAYPKMRQLQAKINDIKGRLREEKLFIIESIKNDYEAARKKQEYLEVQAQEQKKRAIELNDKATQYKILLRETESNKNIYETLLQRAKEIEATVGSAVTNINIVDRSRVPLYPSSPKVARNLLLGLLLGLFAGIGLAFLLEYFDDTIKSPEELIERFHIPVLGLIPFDKECVNKRKDMALKSYTDPRSPVAESIRTAITSIDLSAAGHPPKTILVTSILPGAGKSSLSTNTALSYLSSGDNCLIIDVDLRKPSLHRVFDAERKGEGLSSVLSGISTLKEVIQKTDYKGLDYISSGPLPPNPAELVASNRMRELLKTVNEHYSHVILDAPPFQGFAEILVLANMVDGLILITVEGDTPRDGVKHFRRSVLNVNGKILGTIVNKTGLQKGYGAYSKYSYYAYHYDYNYGDSGNNG comes from the coding sequence ATGAACCAACCACAGTCAAATGACTCCGAACGACAAATAATTATCGGTCCCGCCAGAGGCCACCAAAATCTTCCCTCAGTCGACTATCAGGAATCAGTCGCTCCGATGGAAGATGAAGAAATTCATTTACGAGATTACCTTGATGTTCTTATTCGTCGCAAATGGGTTGTATTTCTCTGCCTTCTCTTTATTTTTTCCGCTACAACGCTGTTTACCCTGACAAGCACCCCGCTGTTTCAAGGAAAAGGAACACTGAAGGCCTCAGCCTCGCAAGGTCAGGTAACCAGCTTTGAAGACACCCAGACAAACGTGCTTAAGTCCATGGAGTTCCAGCAGACCCAAGTCAATCTCCTAGAAAGTGAGCAGTTGTCTCTACGTCTCATCGACAAACTTGACCTCTTAAACAATCCTTTTTTTAACAAAGACATCAAGAGCGGGCAAAGTGATGACGCATCGTTTGCATCTCTTGTTCAACTCACCCTCTCTTCCATCCGTAACTTCATCCGCTTCAGCTCGGAAGCGAACAACAGTTTGGATGAGGAAGGAAAAAATCGTCTGCTCACCGATGACGCTGTCAAAAAACTGCAAGATGACCTGAAAATATCTCCTGTACGCAACAGTGAACTCATAGAACTCAGTTTTGAATCACCGGACCCACAACTCTCCGCCGCTGTGGTGAATACCGCTATGGAGGAATTTGTCCAGATGCTCATGGACACGAATATCGAATCATCCCAAACCGCTGCCCAGTTCCTTGAAAAGGGAATACTGGCAGCCCAGATAAAACTGGAAAAATCTGAAAAAGAACTTAATAATTTTTCGCGGCAAGCAGGTCTGGTTTCTATGGATCCAAAGCTTAATCTGATTATGCGGCAATTGGAAGAACTCAACGATGCCTTGGCAAAAGCCCGCGCGGAACGTATCGGCAAAGAATCGCTCTATCAGCAAGCCATCAGTAAGGAGAACCAAAACCTCCCTCAGATCCTGCAGGATGATCTCATTAAAAATCTTAAGGCGGAATATTCCCTCTTGGCAGGAGAATATGAAGATCTTTCTACGACCTTCAAACCTGCGTATCCCAAGATGCGGCAGCTCCAAGCTAAAATTAATGATATTAAGGGACGGCTACGGGAAGAGAAACTTTTTATTATTGAATCAATAAAAAACGATTACGAAGCTGCCCGAAAAAAGCAAGAGTACTTGGAGGTTCAAGCGCAGGAACAGAAAAAAAGGGCTATTGAACTCAATGACAAGGCCACCCAGTACAAAATACTTCTTCGGGAAACTGAAAGCAATAAAAACATCTATGAAACCCTCTTGCAACGAGCGAAAGAAATTGAGGCAACGGTAGGCTCTGCTGTCACAAATATTAATATTGTAGATCGTTCCAGAGTACCTCTGTATCCTTCCAGCCCCAAAGTAGCCCGTAATTTACTTTTAGGTTTGTTGCTGGGGTTGTTCGCCGGTATAGGCCTAGCCTTCCTTTTGGAATATTTTGACGATACCATTAAAAGTCCTGAAGAACTCATCGAAAGATTTCATATCCCCGTACTCGGCCTCATCCCTTTTGACAAGGAATGCGTCAATAAACGTAAGGATATGGCGTTGAAATCATATACAGATCCGCGTTCACCTGTTGCTGAATCAATTCGCACAGCGATCACCTCAATTGATCTCTCCGCAGCTGGGCACCCACCCAAAACTATCCTTGTAACCAGCATTCTGCCTGGTGCCGGTAAAAGCTCCCTGTCCACCAACACAGCACTCTCCTACCTATCTAGCGGAGATAACTGTCTCATCATTGACGTAGATTTGAGAAAGCCCAGCCTTCATCGTGTGTTTGATGCGGAACGTAAAGGAGAGGGACTTTCCAGTGTTCTCAGCGGAATCAGCACACTGAAAGAGGTTATTCAAAAAACTGATTACAAGGGCTTAGACTATATTTCCAGTGGGCCACTTCCCCCGAACCCTGCTGAACTGGTCGCTTCGAACAGGATGCGTGAATTATTAAAAACTGTCAACGAACATTACAGTCACGTTATCCTTGATGCTCCTCCTTTTCAAGGATTTGCCGAAATCCTAGTACTTGCTAATATGGTGGACGGTCTTATCCTTATTACTGTTGAAGGAGATACTCCCCGTGACGGGGTGAAACATTTCCGACGCTCTGTTTTAAATGTCAACGGCAAAATCCTTGGTACTATTGTTAACAAGACAGGACTGCAAAAGGGCTACGGAGCATACAGTAAGTACAGTTATTACGCATACCATTACGATTATAACTATGGCGATTCCGGTAATAACGGGTAA